Proteins from a genomic interval of Psychrobacter urativorans:
- a CDS encoding OmpA family protein: MKLNKIALALFAVTAAPLAANAGVTISPLLLGYHYSEGADEDQSDLFKSGNNTAAIGAERNDGVYKENGLYTGAALGIEITPSTQFQVEYGVSNTDGQSDNANFDVEQQMLSGNFLIGTEQFTGYTDSKLKPYVLIGAGQSKIKVENQDAYVSNRTTEAFPAGSNIKAGSEVSQSTDTIGNLGLGAMYRINDALSLRGEARAIHNFDNNWWEGMALAGLEVVLGGHLSPVVAVPPMVEPAAPVDTPIYVVENDVDSDGDGVPDSIDACPGTPMNVVVDERGCPLQVDITDELKMELRVFFDNDKSAIKNQYQPEIAKVAEKMREYPNSIARVEGHASKTGPSARYNQRLSEARAVAVKSMLTNEFGIAPNRLSTVGYGYDRPIADNNTEEGRAMNRRVYAIITGDKTMTVEQTKDMIVE, encoded by the coding sequence CCACTATTATTAGGCTATCATTACAGCGAAGGCGCTGATGAAGATCAGAGCGACCTTTTTAAAAGTGGTAATAACACGGCTGCAATTGGTGCTGAACGTAATGATGGCGTTTATAAAGAAAACGGTCTTTATACTGGTGCGGCACTAGGTATTGAGATTACTCCTTCTACTCAGTTCCAAGTTGAGTATGGTGTATCAAATACTGATGGTCAAAGCGACAACGCTAACTTTGACGTTGAACAGCAAATGTTGTCTGGTAACTTTTTAATTGGTACTGAACAATTTACTGGCTACACTGACAGCAAACTTAAGCCATACGTTTTAATCGGTGCTGGTCAATCTAAAATTAAAGTAGAGAACCAAGACGCATACGTTTCAAACAGAACAACAGAAGCATTCCCTGCTGGCTCTAACATCAAGGCTGGTTCTGAAGTATCTCAATCAACTGATACCATCGGTAACCTAGGTCTAGGTGCTATGTATCGTATCAATGATGCCCTAAGCCTACGTGGTGAAGCACGTGCGATTCATAACTTTGATAATAACTGGTGGGAAGGCATGGCCTTAGCTGGTTTAGAAGTTGTACTTGGTGGTCATTTATCACCAGTAGTAGCTGTACCACCAATGGTAGAGCCTGCAGCACCTGTTGATACGCCAATTTATGTTGTTGAAAATGACGTTGATTCTGACGGCGATGGCGTACCTGATAGCATCGATGCATGCCCAGGTACTCCAATGAATGTTGTTGTTGATGAACGTGGTTGCCCATTACAAGTAGATATTACTGATGAACTAAAAATGGAGCTACGTGTATTCTTTGATAACGATAAATCAGCTATCAAAAACCAATACCAGCCTGAAATCGCTAAAGTAGCAGAGAAGATGCGCGAGTATCCTAACTCTATCGCCCGCGTTGAAGGTCATGCTTCTAAAACTGGTCCATCAGCACGTTACAACCAACGTCTGTCTGAAGCCCGTGCCGTTGCTGTGAAATCTATGTTGACTAACGAATTTGGTATCGCGCCAAACCGTCTATCAACTGTTGGTTACGGTTATGACCGTCCAATCGCTGACAACAACACTGAAGAAGGTCGTGCTATGAACCGTCGTGTTTATGCCATCATTACTGGTGACAAAACTATGACTGTTGAACAAACTAAAGACATGATTGTTGAATAA
- the typA gene encoding translational GTPase TypA: MANDIKHLRNIAIIAHVDHGKTTLVDKLLHQSGTFGDRANIAERAMDSGDIEQERGITILAKNTAIRWTDKTDDVEYRINIVDTPGHADFGGEVERVMSMVDCVLLVVDAVDGPMPQTRFVTQKAFEQGLRPIVVINKIDRPGARPDWVMDQIFDLFDNLGATDEQLDFPVVYASALNGIAGLEADKLADDMTPLFKTIVDVVQPPQVDAEAPFRMQISSIDYNSFVGVIGIGRIQRGKISTNTQVTVIDKDGNTRNGRILKIMGYHGLDRIDVSDAQAGDIVCITGIDALNISDTICDPNHVEALPALTVDEPTVSMNFQVNNSPFAGREGKFVTSRNIRERLERELIHNVALRVEDTESPDKFKVSGRGELHLSVLIENMRREGFELGVSGPEVIVKEVDGKLQEPYENVIFDIEEQHQGSIMEQVGLRKGEMTDMQIDGKGRIRIEATMPARGLIGFRSEFMTLTSGTGILTSSFSHYGPQKIGDVGGRANGVLVSMAKGVCLGFALFNLQKRGKMFAEPQLEVYEGMIVGLNSRNDDMAVNPTTAKQLTNVRASGTDEALTLTPAIKFTLEQALEFIQDDELVEVTPKAIRLRKRYLTESERKRHGRKKGA, encoded by the coding sequence ATGGCGAACGACATTAAACATTTGCGTAATATTGCAATTATTGCCCACGTTGACCACGGTAAAACGACTTTGGTTGATAAGTTATTACATCAATCAGGTACTTTCGGCGATCGTGCAAATATTGCAGAACGCGCGATGGATTCAGGTGATATTGAGCAAGAGCGCGGTATTACCATTTTGGCTAAAAACACCGCCATTAGATGGACAGATAAAACTGACGATGTTGAATATCGTATCAATATCGTAGACACCCCAGGTCACGCCGATTTTGGTGGTGAAGTTGAGCGTGTTATGTCAATGGTTGACTGCGTTCTTCTAGTGGTTGATGCGGTTGATGGACCTATGCCACAAACACGCTTTGTGACGCAAAAAGCGTTTGAGCAAGGTTTGCGTCCGATTGTTGTTATTAACAAAATTGACCGTCCTGGTGCACGTCCTGACTGGGTAATGGATCAGATTTTCGATTTGTTTGATAACCTAGGTGCAACTGATGAGCAGTTGGATTTCCCAGTTGTTTATGCTTCAGCATTGAATGGCATTGCAGGTTTAGAAGCCGATAAATTAGCGGATGATATGACGCCGTTATTTAAGACTATCGTTGATGTTGTACAGCCACCACAGGTTGATGCAGAAGCTCCATTCCGTATGCAAATCTCAAGTATCGATTATAATAGCTTCGTCGGTGTTATCGGTATTGGTCGTATTCAGCGTGGTAAAATATCCACTAACACGCAAGTGACTGTGATCGATAAAGACGGTAACACACGTAATGGTCGCATCTTAAAAATCATGGGTTACCATGGTCTTGATCGTATCGACGTTAGTGATGCACAAGCAGGCGATATCGTATGTATCACTGGTATTGATGCACTGAATATCTCAGATACTATCTGTGATCCTAATCACGTTGAAGCATTGCCAGCGTTGACGGTTGATGAACCAACAGTATCTATGAATTTCCAAGTTAACAACTCACCATTTGCTGGTCGCGAAGGTAAGTTTGTGACTTCACGTAATATTCGTGAGCGTTTAGAGCGTGAATTGATTCATAACGTTGCATTGCGTGTAGAAGACACGGAATCTCCTGATAAATTTAAAGTATCAGGTCGTGGTGAGCTACATTTATCTGTACTTATCGAAAACATGCGCCGTGAAGGTTTTGAGCTGGGTGTATCAGGTCCAGAAGTTATCGTGAAAGAAGTTGATGGTAAGCTTCAAGAACCGTATGAAAACGTTATTTTTGATATTGAAGAACAACATCAAGGTAGCATCATGGAGCAAGTTGGTCTACGCAAAGGCGAGATGACTGACATGCAGATTGATGGTAAAGGACGTATACGTATTGAAGCTACTATGCCTGCGCGTGGTCTGATTGGCTTCCGCTCTGAGTTTATGACTTTAACCTCAGGTACTGGTATTCTAACGTCAAGCTTCTCGCATTATGGACCACAGAAAATTGGTGATGTTGGTGGTCGTGCGAATGGCGTATTGGTTTCTATGGCAAAAGGTGTTTGCTTAGGTTTCGCTCTATTTAACCTACAGAAACGCGGCAAGATGTTTGCTGAGCCACAGCTTGAAGTGTACGAAGGTATGATCGTTGGTCTGAACTCACGTAACGATGATATGGCTGTTAATCCAACGACAGCCAAACAGTTAACCAACGTCCGTGCTAGTGGTACTGATGAAGCGTTAACTCTAACACCAGCGATTAAGTTCACCCTTGAGCAAGCACTTGAATTTATTCAAGATGATGAGTTGGTTGAAGTAACACCGAAGGCTATCCGTCTGCGTAAACGTTATTTGACTGAAAGTGAGCGTAAGCGTCACGGTCGTAAGAAAGGTGCTTAA
- the mscL gene encoding large conductance mechanosensitive channel protein MscL, translated as MSIISEFKEFAIKGNVMDLAVGVIIGGAFGTITTSLVEDIIMPIVALIAGGELNFKNMFIVLGDIPEGVARNYDALKAAGIPVLAYGSFFTVLINFIILAFIIFMMVKFVNRLRRQQPAVPDAIAEEIVLLREISAKLGNNNSVK; from the coding sequence ATGAGTATCATATCTGAGTTTAAAGAGTTTGCTATCAAGGGCAATGTGATGGATTTGGCGGTTGGTGTTATCATCGGCGGCGCTTTTGGTACCATCACCACCTCATTGGTTGAAGATATTATTATGCCAATTGTCGCACTGATAGCTGGCGGCGAACTAAATTTTAAGAATATGTTTATCGTATTAGGGGATATTCCTGAAGGTGTCGCAAGAAATTATGATGCGCTGAAAGCTGCAGGCATACCGGTTTTAGCCTATGGTAGCTTTTTTACGGTACTGATCAACTTTATTATTTTAGCGTTTATCATTTTTATGATGGTGAAATTTGTGAACCGTTTACGTCGTCAGCAACCAGCTGTACCTGACGCGATAGCAGAGGAAATTGTATTGCTTCGTGAAATTAGTGCCAAACTTGGTAATAATAATAGTGTTAAATAA